A genome region from Bufo gargarizans isolate SCDJY-AF-19 chromosome 2, ASM1485885v1, whole genome shotgun sequence includes the following:
- the LOC122925571 gene encoding beta-1,3-galactosyltransferase 2-like, producing LSAYVFYHERKTELISKWIQESLKLQERKKPVNNLTYPAFKHPLAPPYPFPYKFIINQPDKCKDRTPFLVIMVIGESHDVESRHTIRKTWGNESIYDANVVTIFLVGIPKVAPDATQKLLEEESLAFGDIIQQDFMDTYYNLTLKTLMGMEWVTKFCPSVSYVMKIDNDMFLNVDYLVHQFLNPGLPIRNNYFTGAIVANTGPLRSRAYKWYVPKEVYPNDTYPPYCSGPGYLFSVDMAKKIYDVAQEIRVIPMEDAFMGICLYELHIPPTAPPAGIFNGFRLEYDLCRFRKVVTVHHFAGKELRTVWADFWAKRNQKC from the coding sequence TTGTCTGCATACGTATTCTACCATGAAAGAAAAACAGAGCTTATCAGCAAGTGGATTCAAGAGTCTCTAAAATTACAGGAGAGAAAAAAACCTGTAAATAACTTGACTTACCCAGCTTTCAAGCACCCCTTGGCTCCTCCGTACCCATTTCCATACAAGTTCATCATTAATCAGCCAGATAAGTGCAAGGATCGGACACCTTTCCTTGTTATAATGGTCATTGGAGAGAGTCATGACGTAGAGTCTAGACACACAATTCGCAAAACATGGGGTAATGAAAGTATTTATGATGCTAACGTGGTCACGATTTTTCTGGTGGGTATACCTAAAGTTGCTCCTGACGCAACACAGAAGTTGTTGGAGGAGGAAAGCCTGGCCTTTGGGGACATCATACAACAAGACTTTATGGACACCTATTACAACTTGACCTTGAAAACCTTAATGGGTATGGAATGGGTGACCAAATTCTGCCCTTCTGTCAGCTATGTCATGAAGATAGACAACGACATGTTTCTCAATGTAGACTATTTGGTCCATCAGTTTCTTAATCCAGGCTTACCCATTCGTAACAATTACTTCACAGGAGCCATAGTTGCCAACACTGGACCTTTGAGGAGCCGAGCATACAAGTGGTACGTACCCAAGGAAGTTTATCCAAATGATACTTACCCACCCTATTGCTCTGGCCCTGGATATTTATTTTCAGTggatatggcaaaaaaaatctatgatGTGGCCCAAGAAATTAGGGTCATCCCCATGGAAGATGCTTTTATGGGAATTTGTTTGTATGAACTTCATATTCCACCTACTGCACCCCCTGCTGGCATATTTAATGGATTCAGGCTAGAATATGACCTTTGCAGATTTAGGAAAGTTGTCACAGTGCATCATTTTGCTGGAAAAGAGCTACGGACTGTATGGGCAGACTTTTGGGCTAAGAGAAACCAGAAGTGCTAA